The following coding sequences lie in one Spinacia oleracea cultivar Varoflay chromosome 1, BTI_SOV_V1, whole genome shotgun sequence genomic window:
- the LOC110802343 gene encoding uncharacterized protein isoform X2 produces MSKFVNSFALLDDEEGDNVDILVDRLVKKVGDSLMHVKNETESSDLVRNNSGGKKGGRSGRGESRGDGDGSGWDDFQGGDDHRKNYSGDSYVSGYGIGDGKSHGRGQGHGKSFGGENGECNVNEAAGDGKTQTLDDDAGWQDVSKSHGKGYDNHNSNGNRSFDGERKGYGDQVQGNGQKRFRNGNQGFGGERRGYENQNQDNSASDGRMRYRNGNQGLGGERRGNENQGQDNDATDGRRRYRNGRQSFEGERRGYEDQVKDSNANSEQKSRKVEVNEGNQFRGEVRNYRNRNRNDGGEKRDYGGSRGKKGSLEYRRTGSGELNENDNAGDGQDVKADLVNGSGWDTEIVLEVSKSAETEVHNTSDEVTEDIRDLKVETEEQKVKNELEQKKKEEAKKEAALMTLDEYEKLLSEKKQALNSQKTEVRTVSVDKEFEGMQLIEKKPVDTEELWVSAKDKRKMKDGVKSEVDNSDTKLESEEEKLKKDGSLEKKEKGRKVVAVKVDEIFKPVSLRRNVGGGGRGRGDQGGFSDQTKNGDAPGRTSAPVRAPPQRRLRIPTDKDFPVLAANPPASVIAL; encoded by the exons ATGTCGAAGTTTGTGAACTCGTTCGCTTTACTCGACGACGAAGAAGGCGACAACGTCGACATTCTCGTCGATCGCCTAGTCAAGAAGGTCGGTGATTCGTTGATGCATGTGAAAAATGAGACTGAATCTTCGGATTTAG TTCGCAATAATAGCGGTGGTAAAAAAGGAGGCCGGAGTGGTAGGGGTGAAAGCCGTGGGGATGGAGATGGAAGTGGTTGGGATGATTTTCAGGGTGGTGATGACCATAGAAAGAACTATAGTGGAGATTCTTATGTAAGTGGGTATGGAATTGGAGATGGCAAAAGTCATGGTCGGGGCCAAGGCCATGGGAAGAGCTTTGGCGGTGAGAATGGGGAGTGTAATGTCAATGAGGCTGCTGGAGATGGTAAAACTCAAACTCTAGATGATGATGCTGGTTGGCAGGATGTATCAAAGAGTCATGGGAAGGGATATGATAATCATAACAGCAATGGGAACCGGAGCTTTGATGGTGAGAGGAAGGGTTATGGGGATCAAGTTCAAGGTAATGGACAGAAGAGATTCAGAAATGGAAACCAGGGTTTTGGTGGTGAGAGAAGAGGTTATGAGAATCAAAATCAAGATAATAGTGCTTCTGATGGGCGGATGCGATACAGAAATGGAAACCAGGGTCTTGGTGGTGAGAGGAGAGGTAATGAGAATCAAGGTCAAGATAATGATGCTACTGATGGGAGGAGGAGATACAGGAATGGAAGGCAGAGCTTTGAGGGTGAGAGGAGAGGTTACGAGGATCAGGTTAAAGATAGTAATGCCAATTCTGAACAGAAAAGCAGGAAAGTGGAGGTAAATGAAGGAAATCAATTCAGAGGTGAAGTGAGGAACTACAGAAATAGAAATCGGAATGATGGTGGTGAGAAGAGAGATTATGGTGGAAGCAGGGGAAAAAAAGGTAGCCTTGAGTACAGAAGGACTGGTAGTGGTGAATTGAATGAGAATGACAATGCTGGTGATGGGCAAGATGTCAAAGCTGACCTTGTCAATGGTTCTGGATG GGATACTGAAATAGTCTTAGAAGTTTCAAAATCTGCTGAAACTGAAGTTCACAACACTTCTGATGAGGTCACTGAAGATATTAGAGACCTAAAGGTGGAGACAGAAGAGCAGAAAGTAAAGAACGAATTGGAACAGAAAAAGAAAGAGGAAGCAAAGAAG GAAGCTGCACTCATGACTCTAGATGAATATGAAAAACTGCTCTCAGAGAAGAAGCAGGCACTGAATTCCCAGAAGACGGAAGTGAGGACAGTGTCTGTTGACAAGGAATTTGAAGGAATGCAACTGATTGAGAAAAAGCCAGTTGACACTGAGGAACTATGG GTATCTGCTAAGGACAAGCGGAAGATGAAAGATGGTGTCAAGAGTGAAGTCGATAATAGTGATACCAAGCTG GAATCTGAGGAGGAAAagctgaagaaggatggaaGCCTTGAGAAGAAGGAAAAAGGCCGTAAAGTAGTG GCTGTCAAGGTAGATGAAATCTTCAAACCAGTTTCCCTTCGACGGAATGTTGGTGGAGGGGGGCGAGGTCGTGGTGACCAAGGTGGGTTCAGTGACCAGACCAAAAATGGTGATGCTCCTGGTCGGACAAGTGCTCCTGTTCGTGCACCTCCACAAAGGCGACTGCGCATTCCAACTGACAAAGATTTTCCTGTCCTAGCTGCTAATCCTCCTGCTTCTGTTATAGCCCTGTAG
- the LOC110802343 gene encoding uncharacterized protein isoform X1 yields MSKFVNSFALLDDEEGDNVDILVDRLVKKVGDSLMHVKNETESSDLVRNNSGGKKGGRSGRGESRGDGDGSGWDDFQGGDDHRKNYSGDSYVSGYGIGDGKSHGRGQGHGKSFGGENGECNVNEAAGDGKTQTLDDDAGWQDVSKSHGKGYDNHNSNGNRSFDGERKGYGDQVQGNGQKRFRNGNQGFGGERRGYENQNQDNSASDGRMRYRNGNQGLGGERRGNENQGQDNDATDGRRRYRNGRQSFEGERRGYEDQVKDSNANSEQKSRKVEVNEGNQFRGEVRNYRNRNRNDGGEKRDYGGSRGKKGSLEYRRTGSGELNENDNAGDGQDVKADLVNGSGCRDTEIVLEVSKSAETEVHNTSDEVTEDIRDLKVETEEQKVKNELEQKKKEEAKKEAALMTLDEYEKLLSEKKQALNSQKTEVRTVSVDKEFEGMQLIEKKPVDTEELWVSAKDKRKMKDGVKSEVDNSDTKLESEEEKLKKDGSLEKKEKGRKVVAVKVDEIFKPVSLRRNVGGGGRGRGDQGGFSDQTKNGDAPGRTSAPVRAPPQRRLRIPTDKDFPVLAANPPASVIAL; encoded by the exons ATGTCGAAGTTTGTGAACTCGTTCGCTTTACTCGACGACGAAGAAGGCGACAACGTCGACATTCTCGTCGATCGCCTAGTCAAGAAGGTCGGTGATTCGTTGATGCATGTGAAAAATGAGACTGAATCTTCGGATTTAG TTCGCAATAATAGCGGTGGTAAAAAAGGAGGCCGGAGTGGTAGGGGTGAAAGCCGTGGGGATGGAGATGGAAGTGGTTGGGATGATTTTCAGGGTGGTGATGACCATAGAAAGAACTATAGTGGAGATTCTTATGTAAGTGGGTATGGAATTGGAGATGGCAAAAGTCATGGTCGGGGCCAAGGCCATGGGAAGAGCTTTGGCGGTGAGAATGGGGAGTGTAATGTCAATGAGGCTGCTGGAGATGGTAAAACTCAAACTCTAGATGATGATGCTGGTTGGCAGGATGTATCAAAGAGTCATGGGAAGGGATATGATAATCATAACAGCAATGGGAACCGGAGCTTTGATGGTGAGAGGAAGGGTTATGGGGATCAAGTTCAAGGTAATGGACAGAAGAGATTCAGAAATGGAAACCAGGGTTTTGGTGGTGAGAGAAGAGGTTATGAGAATCAAAATCAAGATAATAGTGCTTCTGATGGGCGGATGCGATACAGAAATGGAAACCAGGGTCTTGGTGGTGAGAGGAGAGGTAATGAGAATCAAGGTCAAGATAATGATGCTACTGATGGGAGGAGGAGATACAGGAATGGAAGGCAGAGCTTTGAGGGTGAGAGGAGAGGTTACGAGGATCAGGTTAAAGATAGTAATGCCAATTCTGAACAGAAAAGCAGGAAAGTGGAGGTAAATGAAGGAAATCAATTCAGAGGTGAAGTGAGGAACTACAGAAATAGAAATCGGAATGATGGTGGTGAGAAGAGAGATTATGGTGGAAGCAGGGGAAAAAAAGGTAGCCTTGAGTACAGAAGGACTGGTAGTGGTGAATTGAATGAGAATGACAATGCTGGTGATGGGCAAGATGTCAAAGCTGACCTTGTCAATGGTTCTGGATG CAGGGATACTGAAATAGTCTTAGAAGTTTCAAAATCTGCTGAAACTGAAGTTCACAACACTTCTGATGAGGTCACTGAAGATATTAGAGACCTAAAGGTGGAGACAGAAGAGCAGAAAGTAAAGAACGAATTGGAACAGAAAAAGAAAGAGGAAGCAAAGAAG GAAGCTGCACTCATGACTCTAGATGAATATGAAAAACTGCTCTCAGAGAAGAAGCAGGCACTGAATTCCCAGAAGACGGAAGTGAGGACAGTGTCTGTTGACAAGGAATTTGAAGGAATGCAACTGATTGAGAAAAAGCCAGTTGACACTGAGGAACTATGG GTATCTGCTAAGGACAAGCGGAAGATGAAAGATGGTGTCAAGAGTGAAGTCGATAATAGTGATACCAAGCTG GAATCTGAGGAGGAAAagctgaagaaggatggaaGCCTTGAGAAGAAGGAAAAAGGCCGTAAAGTAGTG GCTGTCAAGGTAGATGAAATCTTCAAACCAGTTTCCCTTCGACGGAATGTTGGTGGAGGGGGGCGAGGTCGTGGTGACCAAGGTGGGTTCAGTGACCAGACCAAAAATGGTGATGCTCCTGGTCGGACAAGTGCTCCTGTTCGTGCACCTCCACAAAGGCGACTGCGCATTCCAACTGACAAAGATTTTCCTGTCCTAGCTGCTAATCCTCCTGCTTCTGTTATAGCCCTGTAG